Proteins co-encoded in one Zymomonas mobilis subsp. mobilis ATCC 10988 genomic window:
- a CDS encoding pyridoxal phosphate-dependent aminotransferase, with protein MSEANLFRRRLMQMAVGGIVAAPFVQKSALSAATPLSSNSSFETPDSLLGEMSDGVFINYNENPLGPCANAREALAKTIPFSGRYGMNFAENISKIISQQENIPVDYLHFFAGSTVPLHAAAMAFSDKDHAIAYPLPTFDIFFKAPDGKNFAPLKPVPVNEKHQIDVAAMLSAAPDAGLYYICNPNNPTGVVTPMRDIEWLLAHKPANSVVLVDEAYIHYSDMPSAMSLVAQGKDVVVLRTFSKIYGLAGMRLGFAAARPDLLEKITYFDTNNPPMPAFAAAEASLLDEKLLPERKAYNKAVRNDIFAWLSKRGYKYTPSEASFFMLHVGRPGQQVTDALKKYKIFISGTRPRYPDWVRVSVGSFAEMNAFKAAFEKVMASA; from the coding sequence ATGAGTGAGGCCAATTTATTTCGTCGCCGCTTAATGCAGATGGCCGTAGGGGGTATTGTTGCTGCACCTTTCGTTCAGAAAAGCGCTCTATCAGCGGCAACGCCATTATCTTCTAATTCGTCTTTTGAAACGCCGGATAGCCTGCTTGGTGAAATGAGTGACGGCGTTTTTATCAATTATAATGAAAATCCCTTGGGTCCCTGCGCTAATGCGAGAGAGGCCTTGGCGAAAACAATTCCATTTAGTGGTCGCTATGGGATGAATTTTGCTGAAAATATTTCGAAAATTATCAGTCAGCAAGAAAATATTCCGGTCGATTATCTCCATTTTTTTGCGGGATCAACGGTTCCCCTTCACGCCGCCGCCATGGCTTTTTCTGATAAAGACCATGCCATTGCTTATCCGCTTCCTACTTTTGATATTTTTTTCAAAGCGCCGGACGGTAAAAATTTTGCGCCTCTAAAGCCGGTGCCGGTCAATGAGAAGCATCAAATTGATGTCGCGGCTATGTTATCTGCGGCACCAGATGCCGGTCTTTACTATATTTGTAATCCAAATAATCCGACCGGTGTTGTTACGCCAATGCGCGACATAGAATGGCTGCTCGCACATAAACCCGCTAATTCCGTTGTTTTGGTCGATGAAGCCTATATTCATTACAGCGATATGCCTTCGGCAATGTCCCTTGTTGCCCAGGGAAAAGATGTGGTCGTGCTTCGGACTTTCTCTAAAATTTACGGCTTGGCAGGGATGCGCCTTGGTTTTGCAGCCGCTCGCCCTGATTTGTTAGAGAAAATAACCTATTTCGATACTAATAATCCCCCCATGCCGGCATTTGCTGCGGCTGAAGCCAGCCTTTTAGATGAAAAATTATTACCGGAGCGAAAGGCTTATAACAAAGCGGTTCGAAATGATATTTTCGCTTGGCTCTCGAAACGAGGTTACAAATATACGCCGTCAGAGGCCTCTTTTTTTATGCTTCATGTTGGAAGACCGGGGCAACAAGTCACGGATGCTTTAAAAAAATATAAAATTTTTATTTCTGGAACTCGACCGCGCTATCCTGATTGGGTGCGCGTTTCCGTAGGTAGTTTTGCGGAAATGAATGCCTTTAAGGCGGCTTTTGAAAAGGTAATGGCCTCAGCTTAA